A DNA window from Anastrepha ludens isolate Willacy chromosome 6, idAnaLude1.1, whole genome shotgun sequence contains the following coding sequences:
- the LOC128866618 gene encoding FMRFamide neuropeptides, whose product MGPLLVFFLYILQLQASIRSEIIETPNANLNTISESEDDDLNRSKLKARHITTTVDPLDLPFVKAGYDQTEIEFLYPIASLTIDYAKNLITLTFRKTKADEKEARRRKSLDENFMRFGRDSPDFMRFGRKPSDFMRFGKRTLEQVPKVNSLDNEYIYDKDADASRRIERSQEAIRDSRGDNFMRFGRNSNDFLRFGRASEDFMRFGRNPSDFMRLGRGGSDDFMRFGRTQKERRGSDKDFMRFGRSDNFLRFGRSYNTPTASPNFIRFGKLDQNFMRFGKSLDHPVKENSTKPPLPKEVIKEAAKILHQAERFGGEGESNPMDRAIKVLFGKDERHETSAQDDKDEQNNEDASNDDMAPDYEFNVTQ is encoded by the coding sequence ATGGGTCCTCTGCTCGTTTTCTTCCTGTATATACTTCAATTGCAAGCATCGATACGCAGTGAAATCATCGAAACTCCAAATGCCAATCTGAACACCATTTCTGAATCTGAAGATGATGACTTGAATAGGAGTAAGCTCAAAGCACGTCATATTACCACAACTGTAGATCCACTTGATCTGCCCTTCGTAAAAGCCGGCTACGACCAAACGGAAATAGAGTTCCTCTATCCAATTGCTTCACTGACCATTGATTACGCGAAGAATTTAATTACTTTGACATTCCGCAAAACGAAGGCTGATGAAAAGGAGGCGCGTCGTCGCAAATCTCTTGATGAGAATTTCATGCGCTTCGGCCGCGATTCTCCAGATTTTATGCGTTTTGGTCGCAAACCTTCAGATTTTATGCGCTTCGGAAAGCGCACACTCGAGCAGGTACCAAAAGTGAATAGTCTCGATAACGAGTATATCTACGACAAGGATGCTGATGCAAGTCGTCGCATTGAACGTAGCCAAGAGGCTATACGCGATTCACGAGGTGACAATTTCATGCGCTTTGGACGAAACAGCAATGACTTCTTGCGATTTGGACGTGCTTCGGAGGATTTTATGCGCTTTGGGAGGAATCCTTCGGACTTCATGCGCCTTGGACGCGGAGGTTCTGATGATTTCATGCGCTTCGGGCGCACGCAGAAGGAGCGACGTGGATCCGATAAAGATTTCATGCGTTTCGGACGGTCTGATAACTTCTTGCGATTTGGCAGATCATACAATACGCCTACAGCTTCACCGAATTTCATTCGTTTCGGCAAACTGGACCAGAACTTTATGCGATTTGGTAAGAGTTTAGATCATCCAGTAAAGGAAAATAGTACAAAGCCGCCGTTGCCAAAAGAAGTGATCAAAGAAGCGGCAAAAATTCTACACCAAGCCGAACGATTCGGAGGAGAGGGTGAGAGCAATCCGATGGACCGGGCCATCAAGGTGCTGTTCGGCAAGGATGAACGGCATGAAACGTCGGCGCAAGATGACAAGGACGAGCAAAATAATGAAGATGCTTCCAACGACGACATGGCGCCCGATTACGAGTTTAATGTGACACAATGA